In the genome of Actinomycetota bacterium, one region contains:
- a CDS encoding zinc permease, whose protein sequence is MWEAVLFGVLATSSLVVGGALGSYWEAPKRVTGVMLAFASGAMVSALAFELFPEAVELGGVAPAGGGLLAGAAVFVVVNTWLDSRVAPPEEAEASVAGGGTETP, encoded by the coding sequence GTCCTGTTCGGGGTGCTGGCCACCAGCTCGCTGGTGGTGGGCGGGGCGCTCGGGTCCTACTGGGAGGCGCCTAAGCGCGTGACGGGCGTCATGCTGGCCTTCGCCAGCGGGGCGATGGTATCGGCGCTGGCCTTCGAGCTCTTTCCCGAGGCGGTCGAGCTGGGCGGGGTGGCCCCGGCGGGCGGGGGGCTGCTGGCCGGCGCGGCCGTGTTCGTGGTCGTCAACACCTGGCTGGACAGCCGCGTGGCCCCGCCCGAGGAGGCCGAGGCGTCCGTCGCCGGGGGCGGGACCGAGACCCC